The genomic DNA GGCGCAGGTGGCCGCAAAGCCGGCGATCACCTCGCGGATGTCTTCTTCCTCCATCGGCTTGGGCATCGCGCGGTGCACGGGCGAGGGCAGCGGCGAGGGCGCCATCACCGCGCCCCAGTGGTCGATGTCGTCGGTGCGCCGCGTGCCGCTGGCGCCCATGTGCGTGACCTGCACGAACACCGGAACGCCGTGTCGCTTGCTGGGCTGGACGAAGGCCTGCACCGCATCGGCCCAGGCCGGTTCCCAGGGCGAGACGCCCGCGCGCGCGCTGGCCGGGTGCACGTGAAAGCCATGCGTCACGATCAGGCCGACGCCGCCGCGCGCGCGTTCGGCCAGGTAGGCGCCATAGGCCGGCGGCGGCAGGCTCACCTGGTGCGCGGGCAGGTAGATCCGGTTGCGTGTCTGCACGGGGCCGATGCGCACCGGCTCCCACAGCGCGTCGAGCGGGTTCATTTCAGGAGAAGCACATGCCGCCGTTGACGTCCAGTACCGCGCCGGTGGTGAAGCTGGCGCCGCGCGAAGCCAGGAAGGCGGCCGGCCAGCCGATCTCTTCCGGCTGGCCCAGGCGCTGCATCGGATACTGGTCGACGGTGAAGGGTTGCTTGGCCGAGAGCAGCAGCGGCGTGAGGATCGGGCCCGGCGCCACGCCGTTCACGACCACGCCGGAGGCCGCAGCCTGCCGGGCGAAGTAGCGCACCAGCGCCGAGAGGCCGCCCTTCGATGCCGCATAGGCCGGCTCCACGGCCAGGGTCGATCCGGCATTGCGTGCGGCCATCGAACTGGTCAGCACGATGCGGCCGCTGCCGCGTTTCATCATCCCGGGCAGCACGGCGCGCAACAGGTTGACCGGGCCCTTGACGTTGACGGCCATGGTGCGTTCGAACAGCGCTTCCCATTCGTCGCCGCCGTCGAGCCAGTCGCCCTTGACGTAGTAGCCGCTCGTGTCGATCAGCGCGTCGATCTCGCCGATGTCCTTGAGCAATGCGTTGACGTCCTCGCGTTTCGTGTTGTCGAGCGAGGCGGCGCGGGCCTTCAGCTCCTCGGCCAGCGCGGTCGGCGCCGTGAGGTCGGCGATGAACAGTTCGGCGCCCAGCGCCGCGCAGACGCGTGCCGTGGCGCCGCCGATGGCGCCGCCCGCACCGGTCACGAGGATGCGCTCGCCGCGCAGGTCGAAGAGGTTTTTCATGGTGTGTGTCCTTCAGGAGAGTGAGGGGGTGTGCCGTACGCGCCGGCCTCGAGCAGCGCGCGCGAGCCGAGGTCGGCGCCGTTCCAGCGCGTGAAGAAGCCGGCGGCGCTGCCGCCGTCGACGGTCATCACCGAGCCGGTGACATAGCTGGCCGCATCGGACAGCAGGAAGAGGCCAGGGCCGGCCTGTTCTTCCGGCCGGCACAGGCGTCCGAGCGGGTTGCGGTCCACCATCGCGTACTGCAGGTGGTCCGACGGGATGTTGGCCTTCAGGAGCGGCGTGTCGACCACGCCCGGCGCGAGCGCGTTGACGCGCACGCCGAAGCGTCCCCATTCGATGGCCAATGCGCGCGTGAGGCCGATCACGCCGTGCTTGGACGCGCTGTAGTGCGCGCGGCCCGCGTGGCCGCCGAGGCCATCGATCGACGCGACCGTGACGATCGCGCCGCGCTGCCGCGCCACCATGCGCCGGCCCACCGGCTGGACCGAGCGGAACATGCCGGTCAGGTTGACGTCCAGACAACGCGTCCAGAGTTCGTCGGGCATCGTATCGGCGGCGGAAGGTGGCGAGATGCCGGCGCAGGCGACCATGCCGTCGATCTCGCCCATCTGTTCCTCGACGCGCACGACGGCGGCCTCGCAGGCGGCCGCGTCGCGCACGTCCAGCGTCTGGGCGATCGCCCGCGCGCCGAGGTCGCGCAGTTCGGCGGCGACGTTCGCGGCGCGTTCGGCCACGGCATCGACCACCGCGACCCGGGCGCCGCCGCGCGCGGCTTCGATGCCGATCGCGCGGCCGATGCCGCTGCCGCCGCCGGTGATGAAGATCAGGCGGCCCTGCAGTCCGTAGTCCATGGCGAACACCTCCACATGGGATTGAGTGCGCCGAATGTGGCAGCGAGCGCGCGGGGCGTCTGTCCCCATGGCAAGGGACAACGCCGCGTCTGTACCACGCGCAGGGGACTGACGGTCCGGCGCGCCGCCCGAATACTGCGGCCATGTCTTCACCCTCCGATGTCCTGCTGCGCGTGAGCCAGCTGTGTGTCCGCTTCGGCGGCATCGTCGCGCTTGATGGCATCTCCTTCGATGTGCGGCGCGGTCAGATCTGCGGGCTGATCGGTCCCAACGGGGCAGGCAAGACCACGCTCTTCAATTGCCTGAGCCGCCTCTACACGCCGGCCTCCGGCGCCATCACTTTCGATGGCATCGATCTGCTGGCCCAGCCGCAGCACGCGATCGCGGCCGCGGGGATCGGCCGCACCTTCCAGAACGTGGCGCTGTTCCCGGCCATGACGGTGCGCGAGAACGTGATGGTCGGGCGCCACTGCCGCACCGGCACCGGCTACCTCGCCAATGCCTTCCGTCTGCCTGCCGTGCGGCGCGAGGAGGCCCAGGTGCGCGAGCGCACCGACGGCGTGATGCGCCTGCTCGACCTTGCCGAAGCGGCCGAGACGCCGGTGAAGAACCTGTCCTTCGGCACGCGCAAGCGCGTCGAGATGGCGCGTGCGCTGGTGGCCGAGCCCCAGCTGCTGCTGCTCGACGAGCCGGCGGCAGGCCTCAATCACGAAGAGGTGGATGGCCTGCGCCAGCTGATCGTGGACGTGCGCGACCGGTTCCGCGTCACCGTGCTGCTGGTGGAGCACCACCTCAATCTCGTGATGCGCGTGTCCGACCAGGTGGTGGCGATGAATTTCGGCCGCAAGATCGCCGACGGGCCGCCGGCCGAGGTGCAGGCCGATCCGGAGGTGGTGCGCGCCTACCTGGGAACGGAGACCGCCTGATGGCCGCGCTGCTGGAAGTGAAGAACCTCGAGGCCTTCTACGGCCCGACCCGCGTGCTCAAGGGCATCGGCTTCGAAGTCGCCGAAGGCGGGATCACCACCCTTCTCGGCGCGAACGGCGCGGGCAAGACCAGCACGCTGCGCGCGCTCAGCGGACTCATCCGCCGCACCGGCGAGATCCGCCTTGCCGGCCAGCGCATCGACGGCCACAGCACCGAGAAGATCGCCGCGCTCGGCATGGCGCACGTGCCCGACGGACGCGGCACGCTGGTGAACATGACGGTGGAAGAGAACCTGCGCGTCGGCGCCTACCTGCGCCGGCGCAAGGCGGAGGTGGACGAAGGCATGGAGCGCATGTTCGGGTACTTTCCCAGGCTGCGCGAGCGGCGTCAGCAACAGGCCGGCACGCTCTCGGGCGGCGAGCAGCAGATGCTGGCCATCAGCCGGGCGCTGATGCAGCGGCCCCGGCTGCTGCTGATGGACGAGCCCTCGTTCGGCCTCGCGCCGCTGATCATCCGCGAGATCTTCGACATCATGCGCGTCGTCAACCGGCAGGAGGGCGTGGGCATCCTGCTGGTCGAGCAGAACGTGGCGCGCGCGCTCGACCTGGCCGACCACGCGTGGCTGCTCGAAACCGGCAGCACCGTGATCTCCGGGACCGCGAAGCAGTTGCGCGACGACGCGCAGATCCGCCGTTCCTACCTCGGCTTCTGAGAAGGACCCATTCCATGTACAGCCTGCTGCAACAGATCGCCTCCGGCATCGCCATGGGCGCGATCTACGCCTGCCTCGGCCTGGCGCTGGTGATGATCTACCAGTCGACCCACCACATCAATTTCGCGCAGGGCGAGATGGCGATGTTCTCGACCTTCATCGCCTTCCTGCTGCTCAAATGGGGGCTGCCGTACTGGGCCGCGGCGATCGCGACCCTGGCCTTCGGCTTCGTTGCCGGCTTCGCCATCGAACGCCTGGTGCTGCGGCCCCTGGGGGACGTTCCGGAGCTGTCGGTCATCGTCGTCTTCATCGGCCTCTTCGTCGGCATCAATTCGCTGGCGGGATGGATCTTCGGCCACCAGCTGGAGCCCTTCCCGAGTCCGTTCCCCGAAAAGGTCTTCGGCGGCAGCACGCTGATCTCGGGCCACGAATTCGGCACCGTGGTGGTGGTCCTCCTGGTGATGGCGGTGCTGTATGCATTCCTGCGCTTCACCAGGATCGGGCTCGCGATGCGCGCTTCGGCCGAGAACCCGGTGTCCTCGCGGCTCGCCGGCATCCCGGTCTCGTGGATGCTCTCGCTGGGCTGGGGCCTCTCGGCGCTGATCGGCGCGGTGGCGGGGCTGATGGTGGCGCCGGTCGTCTTCCTCGAGCCCAACATGATGGGCGGCGTGCTGATCTACGCCTTTGCGGCGGCGCTGCTCGGCGGCATCGACAACCCCTGGGGCGCGGTGGCCGGCGGGCTGATCGTGGGAGTGATCGAGAACCTGGCCGGGACCTATG from Variovorax sp. PBL-E5 includes the following:
- a CDS encoding SDR family NAD(P)-dependent oxidoreductase, which gives rise to MKNLFDLRGERILVTGAGGAIGGATARVCAALGAELFIADLTAPTALAEELKARAASLDNTKREDVNALLKDIGEIDALIDTSGYYVKGDWLDGGDEWEALFERTMAVNVKGPVNLLRAVLPGMMKRGSGRIVLTSSMAARNAGSTLAVEPAYAASKGGLSALVRYFARQAAASGVVVNGVAPGPILTPLLLSAKQPFTVDQYPMQRLGQPEEIGWPAAFLASRGASFTTGAVLDVNGGMCFS
- a CDS encoding SDR family NAD(P)-dependent oxidoreductase, producing the protein MDYGLQGRLIFITGGGSGIGRAIGIEAARGGARVAVVDAVAERAANVAAELRDLGARAIAQTLDVRDAAACEAAVVRVEEQMGEIDGMVACAGISPPSAADTMPDELWTRCLDVNLTGMFRSVQPVGRRMVARQRGAIVTVASIDGLGGHAGRAHYSASKHGVIGLTRALAIEWGRFGVRVNALAPGVVDTPLLKANIPSDHLQYAMVDRNPLGRLCRPEEQAGPGLFLLSDAASYVTGSVMTVDGGSAAGFFTRWNGADLGSRALLEAGAYGTPPHSPEGHTP
- a CDS encoding ABC transporter ATP-binding protein gives rise to the protein MSSPSDVLLRVSQLCVRFGGIVALDGISFDVRRGQICGLIGPNGAGKTTLFNCLSRLYTPASGAITFDGIDLLAQPQHAIAAAGIGRTFQNVALFPAMTVRENVMVGRHCRTGTGYLANAFRLPAVRREEAQVRERTDGVMRLLDLAEAAETPVKNLSFGTRKRVEMARALVAEPQLLLLDEPAAGLNHEEVDGLRQLIVDVRDRFRVTVLLVEHHLNLVMRVSDQVVAMNFGRKIADGPPAEVQADPEVVRAYLGTETA
- a CDS encoding ABC transporter ATP-binding protein; the protein is MAALLEVKNLEAFYGPTRVLKGIGFEVAEGGITTLLGANGAGKTSTLRALSGLIRRTGEIRLAGQRIDGHSTEKIAALGMAHVPDGRGTLVNMTVEENLRVGAYLRRRKAEVDEGMERMFGYFPRLRERRQQQAGTLSGGEQQMLAISRALMQRPRLLLMDEPSFGLAPLIIREIFDIMRVVNRQEGVGILLVEQNVARALDLADHAWLLETGSTVISGTAKQLRDDAQIRRSYLGF
- a CDS encoding branched-chain amino acid ABC transporter permease, with protein sequence MYSLLQQIASGIAMGAIYACLGLALVMIYQSTHHINFAQGEMAMFSTFIAFLLLKWGLPYWAAAIATLAFGFVAGFAIERLVLRPLGDVPELSVIVVFIGLFVGINSLAGWIFGHQLEPFPSPFPEKVFGGSTLISGHEFGTVVVVLLVMAVLYAFLRFTRIGLAMRASAENPVSSRLAGIPVSWMLSLGWGLSALIGAVAGLMVAPVVFLEPNMMGGVLIYAFAAALLGGIDNPWGAVAGGLIVGVIENLAGTYVVGTELKLSLALLLIVGVLLVRPSGIFGRKLVARV